Proteins from one Candidatus Sulfotelmatobacter sp. genomic window:
- a CDS encoding aspartyl protease family protein has product MTHRSRTLLLAMAVTLATLAATPEPSTIDTTFAQGDFAATLAAAQSALARDPSDVDANLRAATIALYHNDLDAATRYVTRVADKDPQNAVARRLAAQIAERRADTTDVDPSTLPARIPFVAEDPLPLITVEVNGHAGLFMIDTGGGLTAVDPAFASEAGVTLAAGGTGIFAGGQTAPIQRGTASTVSVGGVTMHDVTVMGIPTRRVPFFGDRHPDGVIGTRFFTHFLTTLDYVNGALILRPRSDSAAFERDAGANSVPMLLVPDHYVFVHGRINDGPEGWLNVDTGLAGGGISPSKPAVADSHVTLDEGHATVGMGGGGEMRIVPFTASVTVGNRRVDGVQGLYTPDGDQYGIFPFAVRGSVSHGFFRKNALTFDFVAMRLVMQ; this is encoded by the coding sequence ATGACGCACCGCTCGCGAACGCTGCTGCTCGCGATGGCCGTAACCTTGGCGACCCTCGCCGCCACGCCCGAGCCGAGCACGATCGACACGACCTTCGCTCAAGGGGACTTTGCGGCAACCCTGGCCGCGGCCCAGTCCGCGCTGGCGCGCGATCCGAGCGACGTCGACGCGAACCTGCGTGCTGCCACCATCGCGCTGTATCACAACGACCTCGATGCCGCGACACGGTACGTCACGCGCGTCGCCGACAAGGATCCCCAGAACGCGGTCGCGCGGCGGCTCGCCGCGCAGATCGCGGAACGGCGCGCCGACACGACCGACGTCGACCCGAGCACGCTGCCGGCGCGCATCCCGTTCGTCGCCGAGGATCCGCTGCCGCTGATCACCGTCGAGGTCAACGGTCATGCCGGCCTGTTCATGATCGACACCGGCGGTGGCCTGACCGCGGTCGATCCCGCGTTCGCGAGCGAAGCGGGCGTCACGCTCGCGGCGGGCGGCACGGGCATCTTCGCCGGTGGTCAGACTGCGCCCATTCAACGCGGCACGGCCTCGACCGTGAGCGTCGGCGGCGTGACGATGCACGACGTGACGGTGATGGGCATCCCGACCCGCCGCGTCCCGTTCTTCGGCGACCGCCACCCCGACGGCGTCATCGGAACACGCTTCTTCACCCACTTCCTCACGACGCTCGACTACGTCAACGGGGCCCTCATCCTGCGGCCGCGGTCGGACTCCGCGGCGTTCGAGCGCGACGCCGGCGCGAACAGTGTTCCGATGCTGCTCGTCCCCGATCACTACGTCTTCGTGCACGGTCGCATCAACGACGGCCCGGAGGGGTGGCTCAACGTCGACACCGGCCTGGCCGGTGGCGGCATCAGCCCCAGCAAGCCCGCCGTCGCCGACTCACACGTCACCCTGGACGAGGGCCACGCGACGGTCGGCATGGGCGGCGGCGGCGAGATGCGCATCGTTCCGTTCACCGCGTCTGTCACCGTCGGCAACCGGCGCGTCGACGGCGTCCAGGGTCTCTACACGCCCGACGGCGACCAGTACGGCATCTTCCCGTTCGCCGTCCGCGGCTCGGTCTCACACGGCTTCTTCCGGAAGAACGCCCTCACGTTCGACTTCGTCGCCATGCGCCTGGTCATGCAGTAG
- a CDS encoding alkaline phosphatase family protein → MSTQQTARVSIKNNTGGNARILLFHSNSSNGTQSGVWTAAPGATVGSMEVRFLTGWGSYHILDWWAAMVLVMDGPNSGTYVSNGAVEQPWKECQLQSGDAGKSLTFSVSATELDIALDSGACSCTMRRATRSSQITNVFVVMLENHSFDNVFAMSGISGIRAATTANANSYNGTTYQVTSGAPTSMPSDPGHEFPDVTEQLCGEGVKYPRGGPYPTITNAGFAASYATSSTEGPVPPASAIGDIMACFATPSQLPVIYGLATQFAICDQWYASIPGPTWPNRFFVHGASSSGLDVSPSTGQIAKWELPLQGFQYPHGSIYEALSAAGIAYRFYHDSSLEPIGLSMYSDDPTKGSIAGAVPQVSSLSGVTVADMNGLQTFAADLQTLYPYTYTFIEPHYGDVTHNTYAGGSSQHPMDDVYGGEHLLAAVYQAIRNSPYWETSLLIIVYDEHGGFYDSVAPGSAPPPGDNPQYGYNTCGFTFDRYGVRIPAVVVSPLIPAGTVDHELHDHASVPKTLEELFHLEPLTDRDAKANSVLSLLSLPTPRSDCPTSFSAAAAGSAGAVATGQAASDEEPVPPTGNLAGVLQIMRKADAELSSGDPNELAAIQARYAAVKTRGDAHAYVTDVMQKVAVAKRQRQARTDGPT, encoded by the coding sequence ATGTCTACGCAACAGACTGCGCGGGTGTCGATCAAAAACAATACCGGGGGCAACGCGCGAATACTTTTGTTTCACAGCAATTCGAGCAACGGCACGCAGAGCGGTGTGTGGACCGCCGCTCCGGGTGCAACCGTCGGTTCGATGGAGGTGCGGTTTCTGACCGGCTGGGGGAGCTACCACATCTTGGACTGGTGGGCGGCGATGGTCCTGGTCATGGACGGCCCCAATAGCGGCACCTATGTGAGCAACGGTGCCGTCGAGCAGCCCTGGAAGGAGTGCCAGTTGCAGTCCGGTGATGCCGGCAAATCATTGACGTTCTCCGTCAGCGCAACGGAACTGGACATCGCGCTCGACTCCGGCGCATGTTCGTGTACGATGAGGCGGGCGACCCGCTCCTCGCAGATCACAAACGTATTCGTCGTAATGCTGGAGAACCACTCGTTCGACAACGTGTTCGCGATGTCCGGCATTTCCGGTATCCGTGCGGCAACCACGGCCAACGCCAACTCCTACAATGGTACGACGTACCAGGTGACCTCAGGGGCGCCGACGAGTATGCCGAGCGATCCGGGCCACGAGTTTCCAGACGTAACCGAACAGCTCTGCGGCGAAGGCGTCAAGTATCCCCGTGGCGGACCGTATCCGACCATCACGAACGCCGGCTTCGCGGCGAGCTATGCGACCTCGAGCACGGAGGGGCCGGTACCGCCTGCCAGCGCGATCGGCGATATCATGGCGTGTTTCGCGACACCGAGCCAACTGCCGGTGATCTACGGCCTAGCGACGCAATTCGCGATCTGCGACCAGTGGTACGCATCCATCCCTGGACCGACCTGGCCGAATCGTTTCTTCGTCCATGGTGCGTCATCGTCGGGACTCGACGTGAGCCCGTCCACCGGTCAGATTGCAAAGTGGGAGCTACCGCTCCAGGGATTCCAATATCCACACGGTTCGATATACGAGGCGTTGTCCGCCGCAGGCATCGCCTACCGGTTCTACCACGACTCCAGCCTCGAACCGATCGGGCTGAGCATGTACAGCGACGACCCGACGAAGGGCTCGATCGCCGGCGCCGTACCGCAGGTGTCGTCGCTCTCGGGGGTCACCGTGGCGGACATGAACGGGTTGCAGACGTTTGCCGCCGACCTCCAGACGCTCTATCCCTACACGTACACGTTCATCGAGCCGCACTACGGCGACGTGACGCACAACACGTACGCGGGCGGATCCTCGCAGCATCCGATGGATGACGTGTATGGCGGAGAGCACCTGCTCGCCGCTGTGTACCAAGCAATCCGCAACTCGCCGTACTGGGAGACGAGCCTCCTCATCATCGTCTACGACGAACACGGCGGCTTCTACGACTCCGTCGCGCCGGGTTCTGCGCCCCCGCCCGGCGACAACCCGCAGTACGGCTACAACACATGCGGCTTCACGTTCGACCGCTATGGCGTGCGTATTCCCGCGGTCGTGGTGTCGCCCCTGATCCCGGCTGGCACCGTCGACCATGAGCTTCACGATCACGCATCGGTACCAAAGACGCTCGAGGAGCTCTTCCACCTCGAGCCGTTGACCGACCGGGACGCTAAAGCCAACAGCGTTCTTTCGCTCCTCTCGCTTCCGACGCCGCGGTCGGACTGCCCGACCTCGTTCAGCGCCGCAGCCGCCGGAAGCGCCGGTGCCGTGGCGACGGGACAGGCGGCGAGTGACGAGGAACCGGTCCCGCCCACCGGCAACCTGGCCGGAGTGCTGCAGATCATGCGGAAAGCCGATGCCGAACTGTCCTCTGGGGATCCTAACGAGCTTGCGGCAATCCAGGCCCGGTACGCGGCGGTCAAGACGCGTGGCGACGCGCACGCGTACGTCACCGACGTGATGCAGAAGGTCGCTGTGGCGAAGCGACAGCGCCAAGCTCGAACGGACGGCCCGACATGA
- a CDS encoding aspartyl protease family protein has protein sequence MIRPSQTLLLALALIVATTAAEPQGLNGMESAFARGDFAASYAAATARLAHDPNDIDANLTAALIALYRNDLDAAARYDGHVTDLKPEDTRGQKLADEIAERRADTTDVAASALPARIAFAAADPIPLIPVQVNGHQGFFLINTDADATTLDPAFANEAGVKITAAGTGTFPNGEVAFEPHGIASTLQVGAVTMHDVQVVARGTRELAFFPDHHPDGELGTRFFTHFLTTIDYPNQVLVLRPRSDSAAFERDAKANAVPMLLAGDHSIIVRGKFDDGPDGWINVDTGLGPTGLSPTKTAVSDSHIILDEEHTQPGANGQPLRFARLAATVTIGIRSITNVQGYYLPDDDWSRLFPFAVRGAVSHLYFAKCALTFDFVAMRMVMI, from the coding sequence GTGATTCGCCCGTCGCAAACGCTGCTCTTGGCGCTCGCGCTAATCGTCGCGACGACGGCCGCCGAGCCGCAGGGCCTGAACGGCATGGAGAGCGCGTTTGCGCGCGGCGACTTCGCGGCGTCGTACGCCGCGGCGACCGCGCGGCTGGCGCACGATCCGAACGACATCGATGCGAACCTCACCGCCGCGCTGATCGCGCTCTACCGCAACGACCTCGACGCCGCCGCGCGCTACGACGGTCACGTCACCGACCTCAAACCCGAGGACACGCGCGGCCAGAAGCTCGCCGACGAGATCGCCGAGCGCCGCGCCGACACGACGGACGTGGCCGCGAGCGCGTTGCCCGCGCGCATCGCGTTCGCGGCGGCGGACCCGATCCCGTTGATCCCCGTCCAGGTGAACGGGCACCAGGGGTTCTTCCTCATCAACACCGACGCCGACGCGACGACGCTCGACCCGGCGTTCGCGAACGAGGCCGGCGTCAAGATCACCGCGGCCGGCACCGGAACCTTCCCGAACGGTGAGGTGGCCTTCGAGCCGCACGGGATCGCGTCGACGCTGCAGGTCGGCGCGGTCACGATGCACGACGTCCAGGTCGTCGCGCGCGGCACGCGCGAGCTCGCCTTTTTCCCCGACCACCATCCGGACGGCGAGCTGGGGACGCGCTTTTTCACGCACTTCCTGACCACGATCGACTATCCCAATCAGGTGCTCGTCTTGCGCCCGCGCTCCGACTCGGCCGCCTTTGAGCGCGACGCCAAGGCGAACGCCGTCCCGATGCTGTTGGCCGGCGATCACTCCATCATCGTCCGCGGCAAGTTCGACGACGGGCCGGACGGCTGGATCAACGTCGACACGGGCCTGGGTCCCACCGGCCTGAGCCCGACCAAGACCGCTGTGTCGGACTCGCACATCATCCTCGACGAAGAGCACACGCAGCCGGGCGCGAACGGCCAGCCGCTCCGCTTCGCCCGGCTCGCGGCGACGGTCACGATCGGGATCCGCAGCATCACCAACGTCCAGGGCTACTACTTGCCCGACGACGATTGGTCGCGCCTCTTCCCGTTCGCGGTTCGCGGCGCCGTCTCGCACCTCTACTTCGCCAAGTGCGCCCTCACGTTCGACTTCGTAGCCATGCGCATGGTCATGATCTAG